Proteins encoded within one genomic window of Scomber japonicus isolate fScoJap1 chromosome 16, fScoJap1.pri, whole genome shotgun sequence:
- the myo10l1 gene encoding unconventional myosin-X: protein MCLEQEGRVTGEEKLKEHKGLDCRCKATVNRLPGDRQGARVWVREKEQLVPATVNSCGDGTLVLTTDYGVVLYLQQAEVTRERVYAMHQSSINGVEDMSSLAELHEAAIMHNLYQRYQKDSIYTNIGSILAAVNPYKQISGMYDPERVDLYSKHHLGELPPHIYAIANECYRCIWKRHDSQCVLISGESGAGKTESTKLLLQFLSVMSQSSAGSPPSEKTTRVEQAIVQSSPIMEAFGNAKTVYNNNSSRFGKFIQLHFSEGGNIQGGCIIDYLLEKNRVVRQNPGERNYHIFYALLAGANTEHKSLYFLEDPPESFHYLSQSGCLKDKSLNDKELYNSVMEALKVLEFTEEEIRDMFKLLSGVLQLGNIEFMTAGGAQITTKQVATNASELLGLDAFQLSEVLTQRSIILRGEEICSPLTIEQAVDSRDSVAMALYSQCFSWIILKINQKVKGKENFKSIGILDIFGFENFAVNRFEQFNINYANEKLQEYFNKHIFSLEQLEYNREGVQWDAIDWMDNAECLDLIEKKLGLLALVNEESRFPKGTDFTLLEKLHSRHSTNPYYVKPRLADYQFGIKHYAGEVLYDARGILEKNRDTFRDDILNMLKDSRLDFIYDLFEKVGSRNNEEKMGTARRKPTVSSQFRDSLHALMATLSVSNPFFIRCIKPNMEKNPNIFDPEVVLNQLRYSGMLETVKIRRAGFPVRRTFKDFFLRYKIIYKEKVATAGDDKKRSTDLLTKYDKTKKEWQLGKTKVFMKESLEQRLEKDRDEVRRQAAMIIRAHLLTFTAKKHFKRVRASVITLQKHFRKHIKHTRFIKRRKAALVLQKYRRGQVARTKVRKLREEKKKREEEQKKKEEKEKKPAVEGEQEEVNGKEQDEEKEKEKEKSTDEETRQMEEILQLEREIERLQKKREDEVSQLCESSKQELQLRRDAELKRMKKEASRKATELIDLLNFGGVDPSLGAAAPKAAAEAKPPKVASTSSGASKEEEVDEGFHAEEECIPLPDFPPPAETDAPVDQEIFAQLPPPPPAFAEGTVPPAPPPPPPLPADGVPVAGLPPPPPLLPPGDGSAVPPPPPPPTLPPPPPPGEGTEGEKIDGAKAGPERKVSMVESLVDGEEPIYSMPADTESDYDQEEEEGNRGSTAVADEEHPRKSTCTNASIESYRGSSDSYADSDDEHDGMMDTDEEVTNGRVTLLNGNGPPYFHGYLYMKAGLMIPWRRRWCVLKDETFMWFRSKQESLKSGWLYKKGGGLSTLSRRNWKMRWFVLRDSKLMYYDNDSEEKLKGTIDIRAAKEIVDNHEKENALNIVTDERTYQVFAESPEDASGWFNVLSKVRVCTPEQLLEMSHEQANPKNAVGTLDVGLIDSVCASDNPDRPNSFVIITANRVIHCNSDTPEEMHHWISLLQKPKGDARIDGQEFLVRGWLQKEMKTNAKSTSLKLKKRWFVLTHNSLDYYKSSERNSSKMGTLVLNSLCSIIQPDERVHRETGYWNIIVYGRKHSYRLYTKMLNEAMRWTATIQGVIDSKTPIETPTLQLIRDIKENSVNPDIVEQMYRRNPILRYTQHPLHSPLLPLPYGEVTSLHRQQGYASLQDEAVRVFNSLQEMETLADTVPIIQGILQTCQDLRPLRDEVYCQVIKQTNHVPQPNSPANRAHWHLLTCMSCTFLPSRAILRYLRFHLKRVRERYPGTEIERYASFIGESLKKTKTREFVPSQEEIAALLVRQEMSTTVYCHGGGSCKISINSHTTAGEVVEKLIRGLAMEESKNLFSLFEHNAFTDRALESRVIVADVLAKFERLAGSEEEEEEGEWKLYFKLYCFLDVESMPKEGVEFAFMFEQAHESLISGHFPASEETLQHLAALRLQYLHGDGAGRAGWNLGGVYPIGRLRNRILHSTKPGVGAAGGVGGGGAGGVGDGKGTIGGPGVGIGVEKRKTPSFLDGTLRRSFKTGSLKKQKVEEEQMLEMWVKEETSATRTSVLEKWTRLQGMPQHQAMLKYMSIIKEWPGYGSTLFDVECKEGGFPHDLWLSVSADNVSVYKRGEPKPLETFQYEHITFFGASQLCTYKIIVDEREMFFETPLVGEITKIMRAYINMMVKKRCSIMSVTSVASNWAR from the exons GTGCTGTACTTGCAGCAGGCCGAGGTTACCAGGGAGCGGGTGTACGCCATGCACCAGTCCAGCATCAATGGGGTGGAGGACATGTCGTCACTGGCCGAACTGCACGAGGCCGCCATCATGCACAACCTGTACCAGCGCTACCAGAAGGATAGCATCTAT ACTAATATCGGCAGCATCCTGGCAGCTGTCAACCCCTACAAACAGATCTCAGGCATGTATGACCCAGAGCGGGTGGACCTGTACTCTAAGCACCACCTTGGGGAGCTCCCACCGCACATCTATGCCATAGCCAATGAATGCTATCGCTGCATCTGGAAACGCCACGACAGTCAGTGTGTCCTCATCAG CGGTGAGTCGGGGGCAGGGAAGACGGAGAGCACTAAACTTTTGCTGCAGTTCCTGTCGGTGATGAGCCAGAGCTCCGCTGGGAGTCCTCCATCAGAGAAAACCACACGTGTGGAGCAGGCCATTGTACAGAGCAG TCCGATCATGGAAGCGTTTGGTAATGCGAAGACTGTTTACAACAACAACTCCAGTCGTTTTGGGAAGTTCATCCAGCTTCACTTCTCTGAGGGTGGCAACATCCAGGGAGGCTGCATTATTGACt ATTTACTGGAAAAG AACCGAGTTGTACGACAAAACCCGGGAGAACGTAACTACCACATCTTCTACGCACTGCTGGCGGGAGCTAACACAGAGCATAAAA GTCTCTATTTCCTGGAGGACCCTCCTGAATCTTTCCACTACCTCAGTCAATCAGGATGTCTAAAGGACAAGAGTCTGAATGACAAAGAACTGTATAACAGTGTTATG GAAGCGCTGAAGGTGTTAGAGTTTACAGAGGAGGAGATCAGAGACATGTTTAAGCTGCTGTCGGGCGTCTTACAGCTCGGTAACATTGAGTTCATGACTGCAGGAGGAGCCCAGATCACCACCAAGCAAG TGGCCACCAATGCCAGTGAGCTGCTGGGTCTGGATGCATTCCAGCTGTCTGAGGTGCTGACTCAGCGCTCCATTATcctcagaggagaggaaatcTGCTCCCCACTCACTATAGAGCAG GCTGTTGACTCCCGGGACTCTGTTGCTATGGCGTTATATTCCCAGTGTTTCTCCTGGATCATCCTCAAGATCAATCAGAAGGTCAAAGGGAAGGAAAACTTCAAGTCCATCGGCATCCTTGACATTTTCGGCTTTGAGAACTTTGCG GTGAATCGGTTTGAGCAGTTTAACATCAACTACGCCAACGAGAAACTCCAAGAGTACTTCAACAAGCATATCTTCTCCTTGGAGCAGCTGGAGTACAACAG GGAAGGTGTCCAGTGGGACGCCATAGACTGGATGGACAACGCCGAGTGTCTTGACCTTATAGAGAAG aAACTGGGATTGTTGGCACTGGTGAACGAAGAAAGTCGATTCCCCAAAGGAACAGACTTCACTCTGCTGGAAAAGCTTCACAGCAGACACTCT ACAAACCCTTACTATGTCAAGCCCAGACTTGCTGACTATCAGTTTGGTATCAAACATTATGCTGGAGAG gTCCTGTATGATGCTAGAGGGATCCTGGAGAAGAACAGAGATACTTTCAGAGATGATATCCTAAACATGCTCAAAGACAGCAG ACTGGACTTCATCTATGACTTATTTGAGAAGGTTGGCAGCAGGAACAACGAGGAGAAGATGGGAACAGCCAGACGCAAACCTACAGTGAGCTCCCAGTTCAGG GACTCCCTCCATGCTCTCATGGCCACCCTGAGTGTATCCAACCCTTTCTTCATCCGCTGTATTAAGCCCAACATGGAAAAG AATCCAAATATATTTGACCCAGAGGTCGTCCTGAACCAGCTGAGGTATTCTGGGATGTTGGAGACTGTCAAGATCCGTCGAGCAGGGTTCCCCGTCCGGAGAACATTTAAAGACTTCTTCTTGCG ATACAAGATCATCTACAAGGAGAAAGTGGCCACAGCAGGAGATGATAAGAAGAGGAGTACAGATCTTCTAACCAAATATGACAAAACCAAGAAAGAGTGGCAGTTAGGCAAGACCAAG GTGTTTATGAAAGAGTCTCTGGAGCAGCGTTTAGAAAAAGACAGGGATGAAGTCCGACGCCAAGCTGCCATGATAATCCGAGCGCACTTACTTACTTTCACTGCAAA GAAGCACTTCAAGCGCGTACGTGCCAGTGTCATCACTCTCCAGAAACACTTCCGAAagcacatcaaacacacacggTTCATAAAGCGACGCAAAGCAGCGTTAGTGCTGCAGAAATACAGGCGAGGTCAGGTGGCACGCACTAAAGTCCGGAAACtcagggaggagaagaagaagagggaggaagagcaaaagaagaaagaggagaaagagaagaaaccaGCAGTagaaggagagcaggaggaagtgaATGGAAAAGAACAAgatgaggaaaaagagaaagagaaagagaaatctACAGAT GAAGAGACTCGGCAGATGGAGGAGATCCTACAGTTGGAGCGAGAGATCGAGCGCctgcagaagaagagagaggacgAAGTGTCGCAGCTGTGTGAGTCTTCCAAACAGGAGCTCCAGCTTCGTAGGGACGCTGAGCTTAAGCGGATGAAGAAGGAAGCATCTCGCAAGGCCACAGAGCTCATCGACCTCCTGAACTTCGGAGGCGTGGATCCTTCACTGGGAGCAGCTGCACCTAAAGCAGCTGCAGAGGCAAAACCTCCGAAGGTTGCAAGTACCAGCTCAGGTGCATCCAAAGAGGAAGAGGTTGACGAGGGTTTCCATGCTGAAGAGGAGTGCATCCCTCTCCCTGACTTCCCCCCTCCTGCTGAGACAGACGCGCCTGTGGACCAGGAGATATTTGCTCAactccctccaccccctcctgCTTTTGCAGAGGGAACAGTGCCTCCTgcaccacctcctccccctcccctgcCCGCAGATGGTGTGCCTGTTGCAGgcctacctcctcctcctcctctccttccacctGGAGATGGCTCTGCtgtccctccacctccacctcctcctactctaccacctccacctcccccaGGAGAGGGGACAGAGGGGGAGAAAATAGATGGAGCCAAGGCAGGACCAGAGAGAAAAGTGAGCATGGTGGAGAGCCTGGTGGATGGAGAGGAGCCTATCTACAGCATGCCAGCAGACACCGAGTCAGATTAcgaccaggaggaggaggaagg CAACCGTGGGAGCACTGCCGTGGCAGATGAGGAGCACCCGAGGAAGTCGACCTGCACCAATGCCAGCATTGAATCCTACAGAGGCAGCTCTGACTCT taTGCAGACAGTGATGATGAGCACGATGGCATGATGGACACTGATGAAGAGGTGACGAATGGCAGAGTGACTTTGCTTAATGGAAATGGCCCGCCATATTTCCATGGTTACCTCTACATGAAGG CTGGTCTGATGATCCCGTGGAGGAGGCGTTGGTGTGTGCTAAAAGACGAAACCTTCATGTGGTTCCGGTCCAAACAAGAGTCTCTCAAGTCTGGCTGGCTCTATAAGAAAGGAGGAGGACTCTCGACTCTCTCACGCAG AAACTGGAAGATGCGCTGGTTCGTGTTGAGGGACAGCAAACTGATGTATTACGATAATGATAGTGAGGAGAAACTGAAGGGAACTATCGACATCCGGGCTGCCAA GGAGATAGTGGATAATCACGAAAAGGAGAATGCTCTGAACATTGTGACAGATGAGAGGACCTATCAGGTGTTCGCTGAGTCGCCGGAGGATGCAAG CGGGTGGTTTAATGTGCTCAGTAAAGTGCGAGTGTGCACTCCTGAGCAGCTGCTGGAGATGTCCCATGAACAGGCCAACCCAAAGAATGCTGTG GGAACTCTTGACGTGGGATTGATTGACTCTGTTTGTGCATCGGACAATCCTGATCG GCCCAACTCTTTTGTCATCATTACGGCCAACCGTGTGATTCACTGCAACAGTGACACACCAGAGGAGATGCATCACTGGATCAGTCTGCTGCAGAAACCCAAAGGAGACGCCAGGATTGACGGGCAGGAGTTCCTCGTCAGAG GATGGCTGCAAAAGGAGATGAAGACGAATGCTAAGAGCACCTCCCTGAAGCTGAAGAAGCGCTGGTTTGTTTTGACCCACAACTCTCTGGATTACTACAAGAGCTCAGAGCGTAACTCCTCCAAGATGGGAACTCTGGTCCTTAACTCCCTCTGCTCTATCATTCAGCCGGATGAACGTgtacacagagagacag GCTACTGGAACATCATAGTGTACGGGAGGAAACACTCCTACCGCCTCTATACCAAGATGCTGAATGAGGCCATGAGGTGGACAGCCACCATACAGGGAGTCATTGACAGCAAGACCCCCATTGAAACTCCAACTCTGCAGCTCATTAGAGACATCAAg GAGAACAGTGTGAACCCAGACATAGTGGAGCAGATGTACAGGAGGAACCCCATCCTCAGATACACTCAGCATCCTCTGCACTCCCCTCTACTACCACTCCCTTATGGAGAGGTGACCAGCT TACACAGGCAGCAGGGTTATGCCAGTCTGCAGGATGAGGCGGTGCGAGTTTTCAACTCACTGCAGGAGATGGAGACACTGGCAGACACAGTGCCCATCATTCAGGGCATCCTGCAAACCTGCCAGGACCTGCGGCCTCTCAGGGATGAG GTATATTGTCAGGTGATCAAGCAGACCAATCATGTGCCTCAGCCGAACAGCCCAGCCAATCGGGCACACTGGCACCTGCTCACCTGTATGAGCTGCACCTTCCTACCCAGTCGAGCCATTCTCAGATACCTCCGCTTCCACCtcaagag GGTACGTGAGCGTTATCCTGGTACGGAGATCGAGCGCTACGCCAGTTTCATTGGGGAATCCCTGAAGAAGACCAAGACTCGTGAGTTTGTTCCCTCGCAGGAAGAGATCGCAGCTCTACTTGTTAGACAGGAGATGAGCACCACTGTCTATTGCCACGGAGGAGGCTCCTGCAAGATCTCCATCAACTCACACACCACAGCTGGAGAG GTTGTAGAGAAGCTGATCAGAGGTTTGGCCATGGAGGAAAGCAAGAACCTGTTCTCTCTGTTTGAGCATAATGCCTTCACAGACCGAGCTTTGGAGAGCAGAGTGATTGTGGCAGACGTACTGGCCAAGTTTGAACG ATTGGCAGgcagtgaagaagaggaggaagaaggagaatgGAAACTCTACTTCAAGCTCTACTGCTTCTTGGATGTGGAAAGCATGCCGAAAGAGGGAGTCGAGTTTGCTTTCATGTTCGAGCAG gcCCATGAGTCTCTAATAAGTGGACACTTCCCGGCCTCAGAGGAGACTTTGCAGCATCTGGCTGCGTTACGTCTCCAGTATCTCCACGGTGATGGGGCAGGTCGTGCCGGATGGAACCTGGGAGGTGTTTATCCAATTGGACGTCTCCGCAATCGCATCTTACACTCCACCAAGCCTGGCGTTGGGGCAGCAGGTGGagtgggaggagggggagcaggaggagtAGGAGATGGGAAGGGTACAATAGGAGGGCCAGGTGTTGGCATAGGGGTGGAAAAACGAAAGACCCCAAGCTTCCTGGACGGCACCCTGAGGAGAAGCTTCAAGACTGGTTCACTGAAGAAGCAAAAG GTGGAAGAGGAGCAGATGCTGGAGATGTGGGTGAAGGAGGAGACATCTGCCACACGGACCAGTGTTTTGGAGAAGTGGACTCGGCTACAGGGCATGCCCCAGCACCAGGCCATGCTTAAATATATGAGCATCATTAAGGAGTGGCCTGGATACGGATCTACGCTGTTTGATGTGGAG TGTAAAGAGGGTGGTTTCCCTCATGATCTGTGGCTGAGTGTGAGCGCTGATAACGTGTCTGTGTATAAACGAGGTGAACCCAAACCACTGGAGACCTTCCAGTATGAACACATCACTTTCTTTGGTGCGTCACAGCTCTGCACCTACAAGATCATCGTGGATGAGAGGGAGATGTTCTTCGAGACTCCACTG gTTGGGGAGATCACCAAGATCATGAGGGCTTACATTAACATGATGGTGAAGAAACGTTGCAGCATCATGTCCGTGACCAGTGTTGCCAGTAACTGGGCCAGGTGA